ATCATTTCCCTCGGGCATTTGCTTATTTCCCAACAACATTTGCACCACTTCTTTTGGCTTTTGCACTACTTCTCACTACTTATGGTCATTTCCTAGAATATTTGACTATTTCCCGCCGGTTTTTGCACCTCATCCCCAGTTCAGTTGGCACTTTAGGATTCTAGACTTTTTTTACATTGTAATAAATAGTTCACTTCGTCTAAACTTGGAGGATTTTGTTGATCTTCTAATATTGAGTCGATATATTGATGAAAATCTATCACATTTTTATGGAGAAGAGAGGGGTTTTTTAGGAATCCTAGTGACTGGGAATAAGAAATGAGATGCATCCAATCTTTTATTGGTCCCATTCTTGTTCTCCAATGATTTCTTTGGGGATAAATCCTGACAAAGCTCAGTGTGTCCGCAATATATACTCCTTTTCCTTGTGATAATAAGGTCATCCATGATCCCATATCAAATGCAGATTCAAACTCATAACCTCCGAATTGCCCGAACGGTTCGACTAAGTCACATTTTCTAAACAAGACCGTTGATGGCTCTCCTACCCAGTTGGATTCTACTATCATCGAATCACCAAAAGCCCTTCCATCGATGATTACATCATGAAGATGACGTCTTTTCGTGAAAGTTAAATCAGGAATGGCCTTTCCCACTTCATCTATTGGCTGTCGATACGATGTAACGAGTTTAATGCTTCCTGCTGCGTCATTCAAAAAATAATCTACCATTCTTTCTATTTTTGTAGGATAAAATAAGTCTTCTTCCATCAAATAATTAATAAATTCCCCCTGTGAATCATTGAATAACTGCTGAAGAACTTGTAGTCTAGGAAGCGGCTGATGATTTCTTATATATTTAATCTTTGCAGAAAAAGGGAGATACTCTTTTTCTACTAAATGCTGCACTTCATTTGTAGGAGTATGATCTCGAATAATGATTTCTAAATTTACGTAGGTTTGCAATAATACACTTTTCAATGCGAGTTGAAAATAAGAAGAGTTTGTAAAGACTGGCATTAATACGCTAACTAAAGGCGTCTGGCTCGTATTCGTCATTTCACTATCCCCTTTAATTCCATAGTTAAACATCCCGATTTTTTTTAAGAATATTTAAACAATGTTCATAATAAGTAATCTCCTGATTTTGGGAATTGGTTAATGGAAACTCTTTCATATTTTTTAAATGGGATTCAACCGTGTTTATTGCCTTGGAAAATTCATCATCACTAATTAGAAATCCATTTTTTCTACTATGGAAAAGCATGTGCATCCAATCCATGGTCCCGTGCATGAGCATATTCGGATTTTGACCGGCTCCACCACTGTGTATTCTTAAATAACTTAAGATCTCTGGAATATACACCATTTTTCCCTTTTGAAGAAGTGTTAACCATGCCGCACAATCTACACCACAGCGATACATTCTCCCTGAGAAAAAACCATATGCTATTTCAGAAGATAATGCTTCCCGTCGGAATAATGTAGTAGATGGGACTCCAATCCAATTAAATTCCGAAATAATTAGATCCCCTGCTCGATTTCCATCAAGAACCATGACATTCTCAAATCTTTTTTTATTATACATAGTATCAGGTAGCAAGGCACCATCTTGGTCTATAAACGAGCGATGAGACGTAACAAGTGTAATT
This is a stretch of genomic DNA from Oikeobacillus pervagus. It encodes these proteins:
- a CDS encoding glycosyltransferase, giving the protein MNEQNLPLVSVLIPTFNRAHYFRLALESVLKQTYKNIEIIVTDNSTNDETENLIQSYLQTYPSIKYYRNPENIGPVLNFIKAYELSSGDYVNLLMDDDLFQPNKIEKMMSYFINDHHKEITLVTSHRSFIDQDGALLPDTMYNKKRFENVMVLDGNRAGDLIISEFNWIGVPSTTLFRREALSSEIAYGFFSGRMYRCGVDCAAWLTLLQKGKMVYIPEILSYLRIHSGGAGQNPNMLMHGTMDWMHMLFHSRKNGFLISDDEFSKAINTVESHLKNMKEFPLTNSQNQEITYYEHCLNILKKNRDV
- a CDS encoding glycosyltransferase family 2 protein, translating into MTNTSQTPLVSVLMPVFTNSSYFQLALKSVLLQTYVNLEIIIRDHTPTNEVQHLVEKEYLPFSAKIKYIRNHQPLPRLQVLQQLFNDSQGEFINYLMEEDLFYPTKIERMVDYFLNDAAGSIKLVTSYRQPIDEVGKAIPDLTFTKRRHLHDVIIDGRAFGDSMIVESNWVGEPSTVLFRKCDLVEPFGQFGGYEFESAFDMGSWMTLLSQGKGVYIADTLSFVRIYPQRNHWRTRMGPIKDWMHLISYSQSLGFLKNPSLLHKNVIDFHQYIDSILEDQQNPPSLDEVNYLLQCKKSLES